A DNA window from Microcystis aeruginosa NIES-843 contains the following coding sequences:
- the murG gene encoding undecaprenyldiphospho-muramoylpentapeptide beta-N-acetylglucosaminyltransferase — protein MARTPTRLLIAASGTGGHLFPALALAERLPDYEIEWLGVPDRLEQSLVPKTYPLHTIPIEGFQTRLGLKTLKILFSQLRAIWQVRSLIKKRQIAAVFTTGGYIAGPTILAARLANIPVILHESNYIPGKVTKVLGRWCDTVALGFQGTASYLPGTRTTWVSTPVREQFLIPQSLDLPIPETAFLIVVAGGSQGAVALNQLVRQSAPQWLEKGIYIVHLTGENDPEADSLRHSNYFSQPFYDNMAGLWQRANLAISRSGASTLTELAITCTPSILIPYPFAAEDHQFYNAQVFAEAQAAYLYRQNELTAQFLSELVLDLWSNPEKLAAMAQQASHLAISDSADLLADLLRRKSQKDSF, from the coding sequence ATGGCACGCACTCCAACCCGTCTACTGATTGCCGCTAGTGGTACTGGTGGTCATTTATTTCCCGCTTTGGCCCTGGCCGAGCGCTTGCCGGATTACGAGATTGAATGGTTAGGAGTTCCAGACCGTCTCGAACAGTCCTTAGTTCCAAAAACCTATCCCCTGCACACCATCCCCATTGAGGGATTTCAAACCCGTTTGGGGTTAAAAACTCTCAAGATTCTGTTCAGTCAACTGCGGGCCATTTGGCAAGTGCGTAGTTTAATCAAAAAACGTCAGATAGCGGCAGTTTTTACCACCGGGGGTTATATCGCAGGCCCGACCATTTTAGCGGCTCGTTTAGCCAATATTCCCGTCATCCTACACGAATCTAACTACATACCGGGCAAAGTCACGAAAGTTCTCGGTCGCTGGTGCGATACGGTTGCCCTCGGTTTTCAGGGAACCGCCAGCTATTTACCCGGCACTCGCACCACTTGGGTTAGTACACCAGTACGGGAGCAGTTTCTCATTCCCCAGTCCCTAGATTTACCGATTCCAGAGACTGCTTTTTTAATTGTCGTTGCCGGTGGTTCTCAAGGGGCCGTGGCTCTTAATCAACTTGTGCGACAAAGCGCTCCCCAATGGTTAGAAAAAGGCATTTATATCGTGCATCTCACGGGAGAAAACGACCCCGAAGCGGATAGTTTGCGCCATTCTAACTATTTTTCCCAGCCTTTTTACGACAATATGGCAGGATTATGGCAAAGAGCTAATCTGGCTATCAGTCGCTCCGGTGCCAGCACTTTAACAGAATTAGCGATCACTTGTACGCCTTCGATTTTAATTCCCTATCCTTTTGCTGCCGAAGACCATCAGTTCTATAATGCCCAAGTTTTCGCTGAAGCTCAAGCCGCTTATCTTTACCGTCAAAATGAGTTAACTGCTCAGTTTTTAAGCGAATTAGTCCTCGATTTATGGTCTAATCCCGAAAAATTGGCCGCCATGGCTCAACAAGCTTCTCATCTAGCCATTAGTGACAGTGCCGATTTATTAGCCGATTTGTTGAGAAGAAAGAGTCAAAAAGATAGTTTTTGA
- a CDS encoding Uma2 family endonuclease yields MSIRETTVIKTPETKVWTDAEFMALPDDGNRYELVKGELTNMGNSGALHGYIAIILSAALFALVTSRKLGVLLDSSTAFTMKNGNKRSPDIAFFAKDRLQGLEELPTGFLEGGPDLVVEILSPGNTVAEIEDKIAEYFANGTRLLWVISPGQHYVLVYRSGYEPQGLLTSGDFLEGEDVVPGFTFPVADLFQKLSF; encoded by the coding sequence ATGTCTATTCGAGAAACTACTGTGATTAAAACTCCAGAGACAAAAGTATGGACTGATGCAGAATTTATGGCGTTACCTGACGATGGTAATCGTTACGAATTAGTCAAGGGAGAGTTAACTAATATGGGGAATTCTGGGGCTTTACACGGTTATATTGCCATTATTTTAAGTGCTGCTTTATTCGCTTTAGTAACATCTCGAAAACTAGGGGTATTATTGGACTCCAGCACTGCTTTTACTATGAAAAATGGCAATAAACGTTCTCCTGATATAGCCTTTTTTGCCAAGGACCGTCTGCAAGGATTGGAAGAATTGCCGACGGGTTTTTTAGAAGGTGGGCCAGATTTAGTGGTAGAAATTCTCTCTCCAGGGAATACAGTGGCAGAAATCGAGGACAAAATTGCCGAGTATTTTGCCAATGGTACTCGTTTGCTCTGGGTTATCAGTCCAGGTCAACACTATGTTTTAGTTTATCGTTCCGGGTACGAACCGCAGGGATTATTAACATCAGGAGATTTTTTGGAGGGGGAAGATGTGGTTCCGGGGTTCACTTTTCCCGTGGCTGATTTGTTTCAAAAACTATCTTTTTGA
- a CDS encoding fructosamine kinase family protein, which yields MWTQIARHITQTTEKPFEIEKSHPVSGGCINQGYAVSGNGLIYFVKINQANQEAMFAAEALGLKQIHATKTIRVPEPICWGIAEKSSYLVLEWLEFGGGNSQSWEKMGQNLARLHQVSLSDRFGWQCNNTIGSTPQINTVSNSWADFFAHQRIGYQLRLAKERGGNFPDEDQVIPAISEILSQHQPHPSLVHGDLWSGNAAITVDGEPVILDPATYWGDREVDLAMTELFGGFPAAFYRGYNDVFPLDAGYQQRKTLYNLYHILNHFNLFGGGYASQANRMLQEIL from the coding sequence ATGTGGACTCAAATTGCTCGACATATTACCCAAACCACGGAAAAACCCTTTGAAATCGAGAAAAGTCATCCCGTTAGTGGTGGCTGCATCAATCAGGGTTATGCTGTCAGTGGCAATGGTTTAATTTATTTCGTTAAGATTAACCAAGCGAACCAAGAGGCCATGTTTGCAGCCGAAGCTTTAGGATTAAAGCAAATTCACGCCACCAAGACTATCAGGGTTCCAGAGCCAATTTGTTGGGGAATTGCCGAGAAATCTAGTTATTTAGTGCTAGAGTGGCTAGAATTCGGCGGTGGCAATAGTCAAAGCTGGGAAAAAATGGGGCAAAATTTAGCTCGTTTACATCAAGTTTCCCTGTCTGATCGCTTTGGTTGGCAGTGTAATAATACCATTGGTTCTACTCCCCAGATTAATACCGTTAGTAACAGTTGGGCGGATTTTTTCGCTCATCAGCGTATTGGCTATCAATTAAGACTTGCAAAGGAGCGCGGCGGCAATTTTCCCGACGAGGATCAAGTTATTCCCGCTATTAGCGAGATTTTGAGTCAGCATCAACCCCATCCCTCCCTCGTCCACGGTGATTTGTGGTCGGGAAATGCGGCAATTACCGTCGATGGGGAACCGGTAATTTTAGACCCTGCCACCTATTGGGGAGACCGGGAGGTAGATTTAGCCATGACGGAACTTTTTGGCGGTTTTCCGGCGGCTTTTTATCGGGGTTATAACGATGTTTTTCCCCTCGATGCTGGTTATCAACAGCGCAAAACTCTTTACAATCTCTACCATATTCTCAATCACTTTAATTTATTTGGTGGTGGTTACGCTTCCCAGGCCAATCGGATGTTACAGGAAATTCTTTAA
- a CDS encoding M16 family metallopeptidase, translating into MTAILGKPATLNTPILHRLANGLTIIAESQPVEAVNLNVWLQVGSALESDQINGMAHFLEHMVFKGTPNLDSGEFERAIESRGAVTNAATSQEYTHYYITTAPQDFAHLAPLQLEVVLEALIPDEAFERERQVILEEIRRSQDNPRRRTFYRTMETCFQVLPYRRPVLGPTAVIENLTPQQMRDFHQTWYRPEWMTVAVVGNLPVDDLMAIVRDSLDTLGSKGNSGLISHPIANLQPEAPFNEIIRQEYEDENLQQARLILFWKVPGLRDLEKTYPLDVLAAILGQGKVSRLFQSLRQEKGLVSQITASNMSQAVQGVFSVSAQLASENIEQVEREVIAQIGQIQQEAVTVSELERVKTQVANRFIFSNERPSDRANLYGYYHTQIGDLQPAFCYPQHIEALTLEDIQNACQEYLNPNAYGVVVVRPIQ; encoded by the coding sequence ATGACGGCTATCCTAGGGAAACCTGCCACGCTCAACACTCCGATTCTGCACCGTCTTGCCAATGGTTTAACGATTATTGCCGAAAGTCAACCGGTAGAAGCGGTTAATCTCAATGTTTGGCTGCAGGTCGGCTCGGCCTTAGAATCGGATCAGATCAATGGGATGGCTCATTTTCTCGAACACATGGTTTTTAAGGGAACCCCTAACTTAGACAGTGGTGAATTTGAACGGGCGATCGAATCGAGGGGAGCGGTGACTAATGCCGCTACTAGCCAAGAATACACCCATTATTACATTACCACTGCCCCGCAGGACTTCGCCCATCTAGCTCCGCTGCAGCTAGAAGTGGTTTTAGAAGCTTTAATCCCCGATGAAGCTTTTGAGCGGGAAAGACAGGTTATTTTAGAAGAAATTCGTCGTTCTCAGGATAATCCCCGTCGGCGCACTTTTTATCGCACCATGGAGACTTGTTTTCAGGTTTTACCCTATCGTCGTCCGGTGTTGGGTCCGACGGCAGTGATTGAAAATCTTACTCCTCAACAAATGCGCGATTTTCATCAGACTTGGTATCGTCCCGAATGGATGACGGTGGCGGTGGTGGGTAATTTACCTGTAGATGATTTAATGGCTATTGTGAGGGATTCTTTAGATACTTTAGGCAGTAAGGGCAATTCTGGGCTTATTTCTCATCCTATCGCCAATCTACAGCCCGAAGCTCCTTTTAACGAGATTATCCGTCAAGAATACGAGGATGAAAATTTGCAGCAGGCCCGCTTAATCCTATTTTGGAAAGTGCCGGGGTTAAGAGACTTAGAAAAAACCTATCCTCTCGATGTTTTAGCGGCTATTCTGGGTCAGGGCAAGGTATCGCGATTATTTCAGTCTCTGCGCCAAGAAAAGGGGCTAGTTTCCCAAATAACTGCCAGTAATATGTCCCAAGCAGTGCAAGGAGTGTTTTCCGTGTCGGCCCAATTAGCCTCGGAAAATATCGAGCAAGTGGAGAGAGAGGTGATAGCACAGATTGGACAAATTCAACAGGAAGCTGTGACAGTTTCTGAACTGGAACGAGTTAAAACCCAAGTGGCCAATCGGTTTATTTTTAGCAATGAAAGACCGAGCGATCGGGCCAACCTTTACGGTTATTATCATACTCAGATCGGTGATTTACAACCAGCTTTTTGTTATCCCCAACACATTGAAGCCCTCACTTTAGAGGACATTCAAAATGCCTGTCAAGAGTATTTAAATCCTAACGCTTACGGTGTGGTGGTGGTGAGACCAATTCAGTAA
- a CDS encoding NF041680 family putative transposase, which yields MKSQEICPDVEELLKWRRQLYNALGSRRETVMELLDSLSSNRQASTVAELSLNPLFRRDYNSLYKGIQEFLPSPTNDNYQKAFDSLLSVVSATIPPPVSRQFYLFGVDVTPCPRPYSATLEDKKYIYQPNTIKGNKPINIGHAYSVIAALPERSETGNVPWAIPLSGQRVSSGEKDISVASNQVKKILNHSSVPWKDKLSVLVADSLYSQRGFLGEQVKQNNLVTLTRGRSNRVFYRQFIPEDYSPKQPGHPRWYGDKFDLKDETTWLEPDEIIQSTFTTKRGRELNLKISGWKQMLMRGTSDYEMHSHPFTLLQIIVSDETGKAVWKPMWLILIGSRRYELSLQECYEAYGQRYDLEHLFRFGQQKLLLNAYYTPEVNHEENWVQLTLLAAVNLWATRKLALVLPRPWEQYLKKSESVEITPSLVQRDFYRIISEIGTLVKSPKRRGYSAGRIKGYKKVPRTRHQVIKKQTKSKKEKMKVP from the coding sequence ATGAAAAGTCAAGAAATTTGTCCTGATGTCGAAGAACTTTTGAAGTGGAGAAGGCAACTCTATAACGCCCTTGGTTCGAGACGCGAGACGGTCATGGAATTGCTGGATTCCCTCTCGTCGAATCGACAAGCTTCAACAGTTGCCGAATTATCTTTGAACCCTTTATTTCGTCGAGATTATAACAGTTTATATAAAGGGATTCAAGAGTTTTTACCAAGTCCAACAAATGACAATTATCAAAAAGCATTTGATAGCTTATTATCAGTCGTTTCGGCTACTATTCCTCCCCCCGTTTCTAGACAATTCTATTTATTTGGAGTAGATGTAACTCCTTGTCCAAGACCTTATTCGGCGACTCTAGAAGACAAAAAGTATATCTATCAACCCAATACTATCAAAGGCAATAAACCCATCAATATTGGTCATGCTTATTCAGTAATTGCTGCTCTGCCAGAACGAAGTGAAACGGGAAACGTGCCTTGGGCAATTCCCCTGTCAGGACAACGAGTATCTTCAGGAGAAAAAGACATTTCTGTGGCCAGTAACCAAGTCAAAAAAATCCTGAACCATTCCTCAGTTCCCTGGAAAGATAAATTATCAGTTTTAGTCGCTGATAGTCTCTATAGTCAGCGAGGTTTTCTTGGAGAACAAGTCAAGCAAAATAATTTAGTTACCCTCACACGAGGGAGAAGTAATCGGGTCTTTTATCGGCAATTTATTCCTGAAGATTATTCTCCCAAACAACCGGGTCATCCCCGTTGGTATGGGGATAAATTTGACCTCAAAGATGAGACAACTTGGCTCGAACCAGATGAAATCATTCAATCAACTTTTACGACTAAAAGGGGACGTGAACTTAATCTCAAAATCTCTGGTTGGAAACAAATGCTAATGAGGGGAACATCCGACTATGAAATGCACTCTCATCCCTTTACCTTACTACAAATTATTGTCAGTGATGAAACTGGTAAAGCCGTCTGGAAACCGATGTGGCTTATCCTTATTGGTTCTCGTCGTTATGAGTTAAGTCTTCAAGAATGTTATGAGGCTTATGGACAACGTTATGATCTGGAACATCTTTTTCGATTTGGTCAACAAAAATTGTTGCTGAATGCCTATTATACCCCTGAAGTTAATCATGAGGAAAATTGGGTTCAACTCACCCTATTAGCTGCTGTAAATTTATGGGCAACTAGGAAATTAGCTCTGGTTTTACCCCGTCCTTGGGAGCAGTATTTGAAAAAAAGTGAATCGGTAGAAATTACACCCAGCTTGGTTCAAAGAGACTTTTACAGAATAATTTCGGAGATTGGCACTTTGGTCAAATCTCCCAAACGCCGAGGTTATTCGGCTGGACGAATTAAAGGTTATAAAAAAGTGCCACGAACCCGCCATCAAGTTATCAAAAAACAGACAAAAAGTAAAAAAGAAAAGATGAAAGTTCCCTAA
- a CDS encoding DUF1822 family protein, with the protein MKNSLAEFAGILVENLSFQWGEIKIMPTGINHSSVFLIPLEREAHEIADYFCQQHSDFALAEQVYLNTLAVYAVNCCLRSLGIATDLEASDSWNPIMRSHLAVADLVVRGKGKVECCPVMPGEDFIEITEEVLSDRIGYVFVEINAEMSEGKVLGFVEKANETKFSLLTLISLDYLPKCL; encoded by the coding sequence TTGAAAAACTCACTGGCTGAGTTTGCAGGGATTCTTGTGGAAAATTTAAGCTTCCAATGGGGGGAAATCAAGATAATGCCTACAGGAATTAATCATAGTTCTGTATTTTTGATTCCTCTAGAAAGGGAAGCCCATGAAATCGCGGATTACTTTTGTCAACAACATTCGGATTTTGCTCTAGCAGAACAAGTCTATCTCAATACTTTGGCTGTGTATGCGGTCAACTGTTGCTTACGGTCTCTGGGTATTGCCACAGATTTGGAAGCGAGTGATAGCTGGAATCCTATCATGCGATCGCATTTAGCTGTAGCGGATTTGGTGGTGAGGGGTAAGGGAAAAGTAGAATGTTGTCCTGTGATGCCGGGTGAGGATTTTATCGAGATTACTGAGGAGGTTTTATCGGACAGAATTGGTTATGTTTTTGTTGAGATTAATGCTGAGATGTCTGAGGGAAAGGTGTTGGGTTTTGTCGAGAAAGCTAATGAAACAAAGTTTAGTCTTTTGACATTAATTTCTCTCGATTATTTACCAAAATGTCTGTAA
- a CDS encoding PEP-CTERM sorting domain-containing protein (PEP-CTERM proteins occur, often in large numbers, in the proteomes of bacteria that also encode an exosortase, a predicted intramembrane cysteine proteinase. The presence of a PEP-CTERM domain at a protein's C-terminus predicts cleavage within the sorting domain, followed by covalent anchoring to some some component of the (usually Gram-negative) cell surface. Many PEP-CTERM proteins exhibit an unusual sequence composition that includes large numbers of potential glycosylation sites. Expression of one such protein has been shown restore the ability of a bacterium to form floc, a type of biofilm.): MNTKHFTKVIIAITGTTVTLFLSQNNSAQAITLTTFSPISFSDAIAGITGFQIEDFEDTTLIPGLSVEWASPNLGPVSTLPATYNPNIQGFTGNAWDGNLTLNNLQQKLWPNPISSTTTFNFFNQPTSVGIGISNLEFTGSNSSILVVNGVDFADFDNFVPAPILGTTGRSIYIRLDANTNEVINSIGIRGGSGDFLSFDRLAIKSAAQPPKSVPEPSNIFGLGLLGLGLAATKVKGILSKKAKSPTDNPQEPDS, encoded by the coding sequence ATGAATACTAAACATTTCACGAAAGTAATAATCGCAATTACTGGAACAACCGTCACATTATTCTTGAGTCAAAATAATTCTGCTCAAGCAATTACACTGACCACATTCTCTCCCATCAGCTTTAGTGATGCGATCGCGGGAATCACAGGATTTCAGATTGAGGATTTTGAAGATACAACCTTAATCCCCGGATTATCAGTAGAATGGGCGTCTCCCAATCTCGGTCCCGTTAGTACGTTACCCGCAACCTATAATCCGAATATTCAAGGTTTTACTGGTAATGCTTGGGATGGTAATTTAACATTAAATAATCTCCAGCAAAAATTATGGCCAAACCCTATCTCTTCAACCACAACCTTTAATTTTTTTAACCAGCCTACCTCTGTTGGGATAGGGATCTCTAACCTAGAATTTACAGGCTCTAATAGTTCTATTCTAGTAGTAAATGGCGTAGATTTTGCCGACTTTGATAATTTTGTTCCAGCACCCATACTAGGCACTACGGGCAGAAGTATCTATATCCGACTAGATGCTAATACTAATGAAGTCATTAATTCTATTGGTATTCGTGGTGGCTCAGGTGATTTTCTGTCCTTCGATCGCCTGGCAATAAAATCTGCCGCACAGCCTCCCAAAAGTGTTCCTGAACCTTCTAACATCTTTGGTTTAGGCTTGCTCGGACTAGGTTTAGCCGCAACAAAAGTAAAAGGTATCCTATCAAAAAAAGCAAAGTCACCAACAGATAACCCCCAAGAACCAGACAGCTAA
- a CDS encoding XisI protein, with product MDKLAKYRQLVKNILSEYTQYKPTGNDLEIQAIFDEQEEHYQVVTFGWEGEKYVHYCLIHIDLKSDKIWIQWNMTEQDIAEDLVKLGVPKKDIVIGFHPPILRQLTDYAVG from the coding sequence ATGGATAAATTAGCAAAATATCGTCAATTAGTCAAAAATATTCTCTCAGAATATACTCAATATAAACCCACTGGTAATGATTTAGAGATTCAAGCTATTTTTGATGAACAAGAAGAACATTATCAGGTCGTTACTTTTGGGTGGGAAGGCGAAAAATATGTACATTATTGTCTCATTCATATTGACCTCAAGTCTGATAAAATTTGGATTCAGTGGAATATGACAGAACAAGATATTGCTGAAGACTTAGTTAAATTAGGTGTTCCTAAAAAAGATATTGTCATTGGCTTTCATCCTCCTATACTTCGTCAATTGACCGATTATGCAGTAGGATAA
- a CDS encoding element excision factor XisH family protein: MLSYFQVVIPGITDPRSASNATRYSLKDAILGAFAAFFRQNESFLEYQRQLNSRCGRDNAQSMFGLVNIPTVEQMRNILDGIAAKHLFPLFRWIDQGLGDQGYLRLFAALDGNLLVALDGTQYYSSEKISCPCCSSRTSKQGKITYQIRRKVKLAKDLVYQAAKNALIKDNWLITHDPYTISFGGVNMAVDLGAEKLIAATKDHQKIAVEIKSFLEGSSAISEFHTALGQFINYRAVLKRKDPDRVLFLAIPSFTYDTFFSLDFTQLMIRENHLKLIIFSPNQEVILTWIN; the protein is encoded by the coding sequence ATGCTGAGCTATTTCCAGGTAGTTATCCCTGGGATAACTGACCCTCGAAGTGCCAGCAATGCTACCCGCTACAGTCTGAAAGACGCAATATTAGGGGCATTCGCCGCCTTTTTTCGCCAGAATGAATCATTTCTAGAATATCAGCGTCAACTTAATAGTCGTTGTGGACGAGATAATGCTCAAAGTATGTTTGGTTTGGTCAATATCCCGACAGTAGAGCAGATGCGGAACATCCTCGATGGAATAGCCGCAAAGCATCTTTTTCCCCTGTTCAGATGGATTGATCAAGGTCTGGGAGACCAAGGCTATTTAAGGCTGTTTGCAGCCTTGGATGGCAACTTACTCGTCGCCCTAGATGGGACTCAGTACTATAGTTCAGAGAAAATTAGTTGTCCTTGTTGCTCAAGCCGCACCTCAAAACAGGGAAAGATAACCTATCAAATCAGGAGAAAGGTAAAATTGGCTAAAGATTTAGTTTATCAAGCAGCCAAAAACGCTTTGATCAAAGATAATTGGTTAATTACTCATGACCCTTATACGATAAGTTTTGGAGGGGTGAATATGGCTGTTGATTTAGGCGCAGAAAAGCTGATTGCTGCGACTAAAGATCATCAAAAGATTGCCGTAGAAATTAAAAGTTTTTTAGAGGGGTCTTCAGCGATCTCAGAATTTCATACTGCTCTAGGACAATTTATTAATTATCGGGCGGTTTTAAAGAGAAAAGATCCAGATAGGGTTTTGTTTTTAGCTATTCCTAGTTTTACTTACGACACTTTTTTCTCTTTAGATTTTACCCAATTAATGATTAGAGAAAACCATTTAAAATTAATCATTTTTTCGCCAAATCAGGAGGTAATTTTAACATGGATAAATTAG
- a CDS encoding NAD(P)/FAD-dependent oxidoreductase, producing MTEKQPRVVIIGGGFAGLYTAKALKNAPVHVTLIDKRNFHLFQPLLYQVATGALSPADISSPLRLILRGHENTDILLDHAIDIDPVKGEVILKDHPPIAYDQLVIATGVSHHYFGNDQWQPYAPGLKTIEDAVEMRRRIYLAFEKAEKEIDAEKRQALLTFVIVGGGPTGVELAGAIAEIAHGALRSDFHQINPTEAKILLLEGMDRVLPPYSPDLSAKAAASLIKLGVTVQTNSIVTNIVEGCVSVRQGEKTTEIAAETILWAAGVKASRMGRILAERTGVNLDRVGRVIVEPDLSIAGYANIFVIGDLANFAHQGDKPLPGIAPVAMQEGEYLANLLISRLKGQTIQPFHYIDRGSLAVIGQNAAVVDLGFVKFSGFIAWLVWVWAHIYYLIEFDNKLVVMVQWGWNYFTRGRGARLITGEGQNLASGQLPQNNGQNNNLAVSSQTETLSPPIVKV from the coding sequence ATGACTGAAAAACAGCCAAGAGTTGTTATCATAGGCGGCGGATTTGCGGGTTTATACACGGCCAAAGCCCTAAAAAACGCTCCCGTTCATGTTACCCTCATCGATAAGCGAAATTTCCATCTTTTTCAGCCCCTCCTCTATCAAGTCGCTACTGGGGCGCTGTCTCCGGCCGATATCTCCTCACCTTTGCGCTTAATCCTACGGGGCCATGAGAATACAGATATTCTCCTCGATCATGCCATCGATATCGATCCGGTCAAGGGAGAAGTGATCTTGAAAGATCACCCGCCGATCGCCTACGATCAATTAGTCATTGCCACGGGAGTCAGTCATCACTATTTTGGCAATGATCAATGGCAGCCCTACGCTCCAGGGTTAAAAACCATTGAAGACGCAGTAGAAATGCGTCGTCGCATCTATCTCGCTTTCGAGAAGGCCGAGAAAGAAATCGATGCCGAAAAGCGGCAAGCTTTATTAACTTTTGTTATTGTCGGTGGCGGACCGACGGGGGTAGAATTAGCAGGAGCGATCGCAGAAATTGCCCACGGTGCGCTTAGGTCTGATTTCCACCAGATTAACCCCACAGAAGCGAAAATTTTGCTCTTAGAAGGGATGGATCGAGTATTACCCCCATATTCGCCCGATTTATCCGCTAAAGCTGCCGCTTCTCTCATAAAATTAGGGGTGACAGTGCAAACCAACAGCATCGTTACCAATATTGTTGAAGGTTGTGTCAGCGTCCGTCAGGGAGAAAAGACGACAGAAATCGCCGCCGAGACAATTTTATGGGCAGCAGGGGTAAAAGCATCGAGAATGGGGCGAATTTTGGCCGAAAGAACCGGGGTAAATCTCGATCGCGTCGGCCGGGTAATCGTCGAACCGGATTTAAGTATCGCTGGTTATGCCAATATTTTTGTGATCGGGGATCTGGCTAATTTTGCCCATCAGGGAGATAAACCTTTACCCGGAATTGCCCCCGTGGCCATGCAGGAGGGCGAATATCTGGCCAATTTATTAATTTCTCGCCTAAAAGGGCAAACTATTCAACCTTTTCATTATATCGATCGAGGTAGTCTGGCAGTTATCGGCCAAAATGCGGCCGTGGTTGATTTGGGATTTGTTAAGTTTTCCGGGTTCATCGCTTGGTTAGTCTGGGTTTGGGCCCATATTTACTATCTGATCGAATTTGATAATAAATTAGTGGTGATGGTGCAATGGGGTTGGAATTATTTTACCCGCGGTCGTGGCGCTCGTTTGATTACGGGAGAGGGGCAAAATTTAGCTTCTGGACAATTGCCGCAAAATAACGGCCAAAATAATAATCTAGCCGTTTCTAGCCAGACGGAAACTCTCTCTCCACCGATCGTGAAAGTGTGA
- the upp gene encoding uracil phosphoribosyltransferase, translating to MVLQLRVYVPEHPLVKHWLAIARDQNTPSVLFKTAMTELGRWLTYEAARQWLPTLETSVKTPLAECAATFIDPSVPIAVVPILRAGLALLEGAQSLLPLASTYHLGLARNEETLEVSCYLNKLPASFDPATRVLILEPMLATGGSISMAMAEITGRGVDPTLIRLISVVAAPPALQKLSQNYPSLNIYTAIIDEGLNSRGYIVPGLGDAGDRAFGTY from the coding sequence ATGGTATTACAACTGCGGGTCTACGTTCCCGAACATCCTCTGGTTAAGCATTGGCTGGCGATCGCCCGCGATCAAAATACCCCCTCGGTACTGTTTAAAACAGCGATGACGGAACTAGGGCGCTGGTTAACCTACGAAGCGGCGCGGCAATGGTTGCCGACCCTGGAAACTAGCGTTAAAACCCCTCTAGCGGAATGTGCCGCTACTTTTATCGATCCTAGCGTACCGATCGCCGTAGTTCCGATTTTAAGGGCAGGATTAGCCCTGTTGGAAGGGGCCCAAAGCCTTTTACCCCTAGCTAGTACCTATCACCTCGGTTTGGCCAGAAATGAGGAAACCCTGGAGGTGAGTTGTTATTTAAATAAATTACCGGCCAGTTTTGATCCGGCCACGAGAGTCTTAATTCTTGAACCGATGTTAGCCACGGGGGGATCAATTTCCATGGCAATGGCAGAAATTACCGGCAGAGGCGTTGATCCTACCCTGATTCGCCTGATTTCCGTGGTGGCTGCCCCGCCAGCTTTACAGAAATTGAGTCAAAATTATCCCAGCTTGAACATCTATACGGCTATTATCGATGAAGGATTAAATAGCCGCGGTTACATCGTGCCTGGATTGGGCGATGCCGGCGATCGAGCTTTTGGAACCTATTAG